The genomic region CTTGATTCTTTTTTGTTGGTTCTGGAAGTGATAGCATAGTGTCCAATATAATCTCGTTCTAGACTCACCCTAATGTTTCCAAGACTAGTGTTTGTGCCGCTTTTTTCTCCCTAGTGTTATTCATGtgaatttttacttctcacacaccttttaattttcggttgccggatcaaatgaattgaagaaaatcaatgacaaaaaattaacaacggtGTGTGAGAGGTGAAAATGAACGTGTGAATAGCCCTATCCTATTTTTAAGTTCAAGTGGTAATTGCACTAAGGCTTTATTTTAGTTGCACTCCCTATGACTCGATTTTAATTTCACTTTTATCTCTTGTAACTCAAAAGTTGCCAATTTACGctctgaaactcaaaattcgcttAACTTTGCCCATTGGAACTTGACTTTGGATCTTATTTTGctccttaaaactaaaaaatcgtcatttctataaaactcaaaattcgtttcatattgctttaattttgttaattccGTTATGTGGGACGTTAACGCATAATGGagatttataatattttatgttAAGTTTGTCTTTTGATCCTTGAAActcgattttaattttttttattattattgaatGTTAACACACAGTAGAggtttataatcaaattcattgGCAGGTGACAATCTTATTAAGTGATGGTCCCACATAAGTTTCTGAGGGCAACTTTTGAGTTTCAGGAATGAGAGTTCACAAAGTCAAAGTGaaacaaattttatgttttaacgAGGGTAGCTAAAAATAAAGCTTGCACAGAACTGAAGAACTTCATGTCGCTCGTTGTGAAGGGGAGGTCTCGTTTAATTGAAAACCTAACCAACTTTGGCGACTTGTTCAACTGAAATTATTCCTTGTTAATATTCTATTCTATTCTATTCTGCAggctctttccttttttttgttttgcttctttttgGTGGCAGTTGGAATGATTCCAAAGCTCATGCTTAATTAATGTGGACCACTTCTTATTATCTTATCCGACCACTTCATGCTGCATTATTCCGTTTGCCCATTTCTCTCCCTCTAGCACAAGTCAATACACCTTTTCCAATTAGTGCCTAAAAATAGTGAAACATGACCACTAGCATTGCTCATTTGTAACTTTAGCATAAAACTTAGGACCACCTCGTTAGCACCTCTTGTAAAAGCACACAACGTCATGTATTTCAATCTGACCCGACCCTACACTAGCTCCACGTGGTGTGAGAGCTTGCACTAGTCGGACAGACACACCAAAGTTTCTCTCCCtacttcaaaaataaataaataaataaataagaaaaacccTGTACTAAGATAGGAGAAGATTATTAAGAATAGAGGACATACAAGAATTCCTAGAAATTTGAAgtacaagaaaaacaaacagaaaagaaTACCCCCGACTTATGTCTTGAGTAACCAAATAGAATATATGTACATCAAACTCAATTCCTTGAACGAGAACGAAACGGAACAAAGGACAGGGCAAAAGAAATCCTCCGACGGCAAGCTTCATGTGTTATTAGAGTTAGAAGAAGTATCAAAACCTACCCTAGAATACTCAAGATGAGCCTAAAACCGAGGACAAGTTTCACCGGCACCCCAGAAAACGATGCTTCTTTCTAGCCCCTCTAAATTTTGCATGTATGCTGTGCCTACCATGCAGCAGTATTGTGCATAACAAATATCCTTAGACATATTCGATCCACCTCGGTTATCCATCATCCTCATCTTTTATCTCCTAAAAACAGCAGATCATGATATTCACAACGAAAGATATGATTTGTGAAATTACGCACTCTGGTTTTCTCTGATGTAGAAACAAACTTGAATATCCACCATCAGATTGCAGAAGAAACGACTTCCATTGCCGCAATTATGTACACCAGATCTGCAATCATACAAAATACTGTAGGAGCGCATTCTACACAGGAATATTATCCAAGGAATACCCATCAAAGTCAAACTCATTTTCAGCGGGTCCAAGTCCATCTTGCTgctgaaaaacaaaagaacttTCATGAGTAAATAATGCCCTTGATAGCTCGAAACATGTATCTAAAAATTCAAATACCGTAAAATGGAATAAAGGCAAAAAACTGACCTGCTTGAGAAGTGCACTCATTAGATCATCCTGACCATATTGTTCATGAAAGAAGCTAGTTTGAGAAGTTGCGTCGGGGGCACTTTCAGCTTTAATCCTAACTGTATTGTCAACAACAAAACCGTTAAGATGTTGACCGGTATTTTGCACATTCCCAAGATGACTGCCTTCGCCCATTGAGAACAGAGCTTTTCCGACAGTAGTTGGACTCCTGCTTTGTCCACCTCTTTGGCTAGAAGAAAATCCTTGATGAACTAAAACTGACGGATCAAGGCTATTGTGCATGGAGTTTGTATGTTGAGAGGGGTCAAAAGTCAATCCCACATTCTGCAAGTCCCATTCATTTGATTTGTGCTGCTGTAACTCGTTAAACATATCATAACTTGGCATAAATCCAGAAGATATTTTTACGTCAGAATTTACATCTTCTGGAAATGCTCCTTTAGACGTGAGGCTGGACATTACTGGTGTACTTCCAAGAGTAAAACTGTTGCATGGTAGTTGTGAACTGTTGTTCAGGGGATAATTCAACATTGACGAGTTTTGTTGCATTGGATTATATCCTCCGCCTCTGCCGCTATCAACCATTCCATTTCTTCCCGAAACTCCACTATTCATACCGTTAGACATGATGGGATGCCCCATTGATGATGAGAGCCGTGGAACATGATTTCCAGAAGTTTCATTCAAGATCTGCCCTCTTGGCTGTGATTGAGCTACCGGCATAAGTAGAGAACTGTTCTGGACTCCATGAGCATTGACTTGCATATTGACAGCCCCAAGAGATTGTGCAGACTGGTGCAAGTTGGCAAGCTGTTTTGCCTCCATAGTTGTTGGAATCCCATGAAGTAAGTTCATCGGTTTGCCACTGCTCAGATGATGTTGCCCTTCCGCAAACCTCGACTTTGGATTTTCAAAGCTGAATAAGTTCCTTTGATCAACAAGGGGCATAGGTACGCCTGATTTTGTCGTTGACCTCCCAAGTCCGGCTGCTTGGAGTGTGGCAAGGCTTTGAGCGGGGAGTTGACCAGTGACAGCTAGCGTCTGAAGATCCAGCCCACTAAGCGATGACATTGCTCCGAAAGACGCTTCTTGAGGACTCATGAAAGAGTTGCTCAAATTATTCTGGTGCTGAGACACCCCACTTAACCTTCTAAGGTACAATCTGTATTTCTGTTTCATAAATTGGCACGCTGAGTTATtctcaaacaaaaaacatattttaacCATGTCACATAAGAACAGAACTTTTCTCAAATTCATATTGTAAGAGAATTCCTCCtcgtaaattattataatatgcATAATTATCATACCTGAAGATGGCTAGCAACATTTTCTCTAGTAAGCCCAGGAACATTCATCAACTCCAAAATTTTCTTAGGAACAGCCTCTGTATCAAATaatcaagtttgaatttttattaaaaataatttgcAATACAAAATGAGACGGGCGTCGACTAATCATACATACATAAATCCATGATTCAACTTTATCCAAAAGCACAGGAAAATAAAGTGATTCATTCTACACTGttgaagaaatataaatccaTGGTCTTAATTATGAGTCATGCATTCCCATTCCGTTCGCGTGAAGAGTGTGTACATAAATTCAAACCGACTGAGCTCCTAGTTGCAGAAACAGGTGCAAAACTCAAAGGATCAAAAGCACTTACACATATTCTGCTACAGTCAATCAGGAAGTATAAAATTGAAGAGTATAGGGAAGAAGACATACTATCAATGCCTAGTTGATTGACAGCGCCCACAAACTGTTGATGAAGTTCAACTGACCAAACGACCCGCGGCTTCTTTAATGTGGATGAATCATCCCTCTCATCCGTCTCTTCTTCCTCATCCTTCCTCCTCTTTGAGTTCTTCCAAGTCCCTTCATTTGCCGAGGACGAGTAATCTGCATCTTCGGATGGTTTCTGCTGCCGATCCCCTTCTTCCACACTTCCAGATTGCTCCACATCCTTCCACTCGTTCTTTTTCTTCCGCACTACATGCTGCCATATGTTCTTCAGCGCCTCAATGCGAACCGGTTTGATTAGGTAATCACAAGCACCATGAGTCACACCCTTCATAACAACACTTTTTCCATCATCAGCAGACATCACTGTGGAATTACACATATCAGGTGTCAGCTCCAAATTAACACATACGATTCCGGTTAACAATAGTTAAATCTACACAAAATTAGTCAAACGAGGAACTCACTGATAACAGGCAGGTCCATCTCCAGTCCAACGTGCTCTAGGAGTTTGAATCCATCCATGTCTGGCATGTGCACATCACTGATAACAATATCGAATCCGTTCTTGTTCTCTCGAAGCAACGAAAGTGCGATCTCCGCACGATTACATTTTGTCACTAAAAAATCCCAAACAAACCAACTCAATCAATCCACAAATTTAGTAAATAAACAAACTAtagaacaaaattaataaaacaggGCTATGAATCTACAAAGACACAAACCAAAACTCAAATCTTGCTTCTGGAACAAGACGATtaaccattttaaaaacaaaaaattaacactGTACAATTTCAAACCATGTAGAAAGCAAGTAACAAAATTTAACACAACCCATGATTCAAATCCAAACAAAATCACAACTTAAGCAGTAAAAGATATCAATTACCAAATCTTAACTTCTACCACAGGCTCCAAATCCCTTAAACAACAGCATGAAAAACACAAGTAATTATAACCCAGGTGGTAAAACTTGCAGTAAATCACCCACAAGAAAGATAAATCCATGTTGGGAGACAGGTAAATGACATCTACAGAAGGATTGAAGAAAACCCATGAAGCAAAGtctctagagagagaggggagagagagggagagagagagaaactcaGAAAAGAGTACCTTCATAGAGGCAAGTTCTGAGCATCCTCTCCAAGATCATAAGGCAAGTAGGATCATCGTCGACCACAAGGACTCTTAGTCCCGCAGGAAACTGGTCAGTGACCACATCCCCCGATTTCCAAGCTCCACTCGAACTAGCCGTTGACATCGATCCCATGCCGTTGCTCAGATGCATAGCTTCAAAAAACCTAAATCTCGGAAACCGAATAAACTGCAAGATATCTCTCTatctatatataattatatatataaattcccTACCAGATAACCCGAATTACATGCTTAAGCTCCGGTTTTGATTCATACCCAATTCAAAACTCAAAGAACCCAGTTGAGCAAAAGCAACAGAATTGAAAAGGATAATTGATTTTCTgctgagaaattttttattatgtatgtatgtatgtgtgtgtgtgtatatattcttCGGATTGAAGTTGAAAGAGCTGGACTTGTCTGTCTCTGTTTCCAAGCTCTAATTGTCTGTGTTTTGGgtttattttatgaatttaattatttatttgttacccttttttaataattgaatattTTATTCAGAGGTGGGTCACTCCTGGAAGAGTGGATCCAGCTcatatacaaataaaaataaataaaaaattagctCGATTAACTAACAAGTTCCTTCCTTAATTTACTGCTTAccatttgtaattttgtataatcttttcctttttaactCTGCTATTTACCTTCCCGTTTTATCTGTTTCCTGTGGTTTGACCTTTCAAATTATCTAATGTTTGAATCAAAGTCAAATCATTTAatctaaatttttaaaatttttttgttcaaatttttattaattttgagcTTAAATCTAACGGATTTCGATACTCTTCCTTCCAAAtcatctttccttttcttccatgctttctcacttttttcttcgtctctttttttaataaaaaagtcAACATAAATTTTGATGTTGACGTAGTTTAATCGTAACcattcaaataaaaacatactaaaaaggaaagaaattttAGAGGAAGAGAATCATACTTCCTTACTAATTTAATCATGCAGCCAATGATACctagtaaaagaaaaatattaaagttAGAAAAACAATAAAGTCGTCCAAATTTTGATTTacctttgattttattttgggtTTCATTTACTTGTAGGAGATTCAATTTGGGTCACTAGCACTCTATCAttagaaaaggaaacaaaagttaaaatacaaacaaacttcttcttttttttccgaAAATGTTGACTATACGGGAAAGTTTTAAGATTATGAAAATAACTATAACGTCAAGAATATAAAATACACGTGTGACTAGATAAATTATCGAAAAGTGCATCATGAATAAGCATCTAGACACCTAAGACAACCTTACATATATaagtacaaaaacaaaaagccgTTTTCATGACGAACTAGAGGATAATGTTTGCTATTTTGATCGATTAATGTTTTACACCAACATAATATTCGCTTGTTCAAAACTTGGAAACCAAGTTGCCAAGGTAAACAACTACTTCCATACTTTCTCGGGGTGGTTTAGGTTTTCCACTTTCAATTCACCAATAGTGGTCATACAATAAACTTGCAAATTTTATAATACCaactcaaaaaaataattttaatttataaaaaaaatttcgattGGCAGGTCAAGTAGGTCAATTTTCACACTAACTTTACGCAATATGGAGTCAGATTATAGTAAATTACAAGAAATTCTATACATTTTGAAAATATACTCAATAAATGATGTGATTGGACCACTCtgtggagaaaattttcaattttaaggaaaagaaagaaaaacaaaagaaaataaggtACCAACCCATTAGTCCAGAGGCAAACATGATTCCCCGTGATGCAGGACAGAACGGAACAGACAAGGGGCTGCGGAAGTCCGTTCAATgagcttttgtttcttttcccaAAAAGCTGCTCCCTtgagttattaattttttttttttacctccgTTGAGTTAACCGGTGTAATTCTCTGCTGCGCAGCGCTGTTGCTGTTGTTGTCTGTGTCCAGCTTTTACTTTCCCACCAGTAACCACATTCTCAACCCGTTTCCCCCTCTCGACACGTGTCCTTTGGGGGGCCATTTGTCAGGATAAGGCTTCCTTGGCCTATATTGTTTGCTCTCTCATTTCCTAGCCATGACTCATCCTCCCTGCACCTGCAGATGCATTGCTTTTCAGTTTTGGTGGTGTGGTGTGGTGTGTCTGgatgttttcttttaaaacctAATTACTTTATTCGtttcttaatttcttaattttcattgATCCGAATATGGTATGTTTGATGCTAGATTTATGTGTTAATTGTATGATCATTTGTAAATCAAACATATTTGGCTTATGTGTAAAAGTATAACGATCACACATGTTTATTTGATATGTGTTGTCTTTGTGTTTTATTTGAGTATCTTCATATGTGAAGGTACTTGTAAAGATACAGAATTTTGCCCCACATTGAAAACTCAAGGGACTTTTGCATATTCCAACTTTATTCGGCATTGATTTTGAGGTGGAACATTAACTTTCTTCAACCACACGTCTTCATTGAACATTAGCTCAAATTAATAGTGGccgtttttcttcttttaattatAAGCGagatcgtaaaaaaaaaaatcgaatctaaaatctcGTATATAAACTTGGAGTTTTACCAAGTAATCACAATTTCCTCGTACCATAGAATCCAAGACAGCATAACTGAATCAG from Pyrus communis chromosome 4, drPyrComm1.1, whole genome shotgun sequence harbors:
- the LOC137731692 gene encoding two-component response regulator ARR1-like isoform X1 — translated: MHLSNGMGSMSTASSSGAWKSGDVVTDQFPAGLRVLVVDDDPTCLMILERMLRTCLYEVTKCNRAEIALSLLRENKNGFDIVISDVHMPDMDGFKLLEHVGLEMDLPVIMMSADDGKSVVMKGVTHGACDYLIKPVRIEALKNIWQHVVRKKKNEWKDVEQSGSVEEGDRQQKPSEDADYSSSANEGTWKNSKRRKDEEEETDERDDSSTLKKPRVVWSVELHQQFVGAVNQLGIDKAVPKKILELMNVPGLTRENVASHLQKYRLYLRRLSGVSQHQNNLSNSFMSPQEASFGAMSSLSGLDLQTLAVTGQLPAQSLATLQAAGLGRSTTKSGVPMPLVDQRNLFSFENPKSRFAEGQHHLSSGKPMNLLHGIPTTMEAKQLANLHQSAQSLGAVNMQVNAHGVQNSSLLMPVAQSQPRGQILNETSGNHVPRLSSSMGHPIMSNGMNSGVSGRNGMVDSGRGGGYNPMQQNSSMLNYPLNNSSQLPCNSFTLGSTPVMSSLTSKGAFPEDVNSDVKISSGFMPSYDMFNELQQHKSNEWDLQNVGLTFDPSQHTNSMHNSLDPSVLVHQGFSSSQRGGQSRSPTTVGKALFSMGEGSHLGNVQNTGQHLNGFVVDNTVRIKAESAPDATSQTSFFHEQYGQDDLMSALLKQQQDGLGPAENEFDFDGYSLDNIPV
- the LOC137731692 gene encoding two-component response regulator ARR1-like isoform X2 — encoded protein: MHLSNGMGSMSTASSSGAWKSGDVVTDQFPAGLRVLVVDDDPTCLMILERMLRTCLYEVTKCNRAEIALSLLRENKNGFDIVISDVHMPDMDGFKLLEHVGLEMDLPVIMMSADDGKSVVMKGVTHGACDYLIKPVRIEALKNIWQHVVRKKKNEWKDVEQSGSVEEGDRQQKPSEDADYSSSANEGTWKNSKRRKDEEEETDERDDSSTLKKPRVVWSVELHQQFVGAVNQLGIDKAVPKKILELMNVPGLTRENVASHLQKYRLYLRRLSGVSQHQNNLSNSFMSPQEASFGAMSSLSGLDLQTLAVTGQLPAQSLATLQAAGLGRSTTKSGVPMPLVDQRNLFSFENPKSRFAEGQHHLSSGKPMNLLHGIPTTMEAKQLANLHQSAQSLGAVNMQVNAHGVQNSSLLMPVAQSQPRGQILNETSGNHVPRLSSSMGHPIMSNGMNSGVSGRNGMVDSGRGGGYNPMQQNSSMLNYPLNNSSQLPCNSFTLGSTPVMSSLTSKGAFPEDVNSDVKISSGFMPSYDMFNELQQHKSNEWDLQNVGLTFDPSQHTNSMHNSLDPSVLVHQGFSSSQRGGQSRSPTTVGKALFSMGEGSHLGNVQNTGQHLNGFVVDNTVRIKAESAPDATSQTSFFHEQYGQDDLMSALLKQQDGLGPAENEFDFDGYSLDNIPV